Proteins encoded by one window of Pseudonocardia sp. HH130629-09:
- a CDS encoding sensor histidine kinase: MRRPFRSSPPLRRSRLVRRLFLLQVVTVLLTVGGLAALGVVGATRLEHDAAGRLTTATALSLASDPEVVSAVREGGGLATLAGRLQPVAERVRLATNSSFVVVMSPQGIRYSHYNPDEIGRPYQGNIVPALAGRTSTEVYTGTLGPSVRTVTPVLVDGRVAAVVSVGVLQTRISDLALRWLPGILAAAVVAVLVGSGLAVVLARRLRRQTLGLEPEDITAAYTHHEAVLHAVGEGLLVVDGDGRLVVVNAEARRLLGLPDHDSPGDPAVPGRPLTGLGMDPAVAAVLTSGLRSDLRDRAALAGERVLLVNSRHAGPAAGPGTRVFTLRDRTELAGVLRERDEARDTVAALSGQAHEFGNRLQTVLTLIELGDTADAAAAGTAALDRTRGPGARVVAEVYDPILAALLADKAWQASEHDVSFSVTDACDPDVLPELRLPFAADDLVSLVGNLVDNAVEVVTGRAGERSVAVVLRTGPDGRELLLEVADSGPGVPPDTARELFTFGFSTRATPGGRPRGIGLALVDRIARRLGGSVTVGTRDDGTGAVFTVRLPLPAAPPGDAGPPEDPGPPVHRPDAAVHRPDARVDLPDAPGHRSETSATGRG; the protein is encoded by the coding sequence GTGCGCCGGCCGTTCCGTTCTTCCCCACCGCTGCGGCGGTCGCGGCTGGTGCGGCGGCTGTTCCTGCTCCAGGTCGTCACCGTGCTGCTCACCGTCGGCGGGCTCGCCGCGCTGGGTGTCGTCGGTGCGACCCGCCTGGAGCACGACGCCGCCGGGCGGCTCACCACCGCCACCGCGCTGTCACTGGCCTCCGATCCCGAGGTCGTGTCCGCGGTCCGAGAGGGCGGCGGGCTCGCCACCCTCGCCGGGCGGCTGCAGCCGGTGGCCGAACGCGTCCGCCTGGCCACGAACAGCAGCTTCGTCGTGGTGATGTCCCCGCAGGGCATCCGCTACAGCCACTACAACCCCGACGAGATCGGGCGGCCGTACCAGGGCAACATCGTCCCGGCACTGGCCGGGCGCACCTCCACCGAGGTCTACACCGGCACCCTGGGCCCCTCGGTCCGCACCGTCACCCCGGTGCTCGTCGACGGCCGGGTCGCCGCGGTCGTGTCCGTCGGCGTGCTGCAGACCCGGATCAGCGACCTCGCGCTGCGCTGGCTGCCGGGCATCCTCGCCGCGGCCGTGGTTGCGGTGCTCGTGGGCTCGGGACTGGCGGTGGTGCTGGCCCGGCGGCTGCGTCGCCAGACCCTGGGCCTGGAGCCCGAGGACATCACCGCCGCCTACACCCACCACGAGGCGGTGCTGCACGCCGTCGGCGAGGGACTGCTGGTCGTCGACGGCGACGGGCGGCTCGTCGTCGTCAACGCCGAGGCCCGGCGACTGCTCGGCCTGCCCGACCACGACTCCCCCGGCGACCCCGCCGTGCCGGGCCGGCCGCTCACCGGGCTCGGCATGGACCCGGCCGTCGCGGCCGTGCTCACCAGCGGGCTGCGCTCGGACCTGCGCGACCGGGCCGCGCTGGCCGGGGAGCGGGTGCTGCTGGTCAACAGCAGGCACGCCGGGCCGGCCGCGGGCCCGGGGACGCGGGTGTTCACCCTGCGCGACCGCACCGAGCTGGCCGGGGTGCTGCGCGAGCGCGACGAGGCCCGCGACACCGTCGCCGCGCTGTCCGGGCAGGCGCACGAGTTCGGCAACCGGCTGCAGACCGTGCTGACCCTGATCGAGCTCGGCGACACCGCCGACGCCGCGGCGGCCGGCACCGCCGCGCTGGACCGCACCCGCGGGCCCGGGGCGCGGGTCGTGGCCGAGGTGTACGACCCGATCCTGGCCGCGCTGCTCGCCGACAAGGCGTGGCAGGCCTCCGAGCACGACGTCTCCTTCTCCGTGACCGACGCCTGCGACCCCGACGTGCTGCCGGAGCTGCGGTTGCCCTTCGCCGCGGACGACCTGGTCTCGCTGGTCGGCAACCTCGTCGACAACGCGGTCGAGGTCGTCACCGGGCGCGCCGGGGAACGGTCGGTCGCGGTCGTCCTGCGCACCGGGCCCGACGGCCGCGAGCTGCTCCTGGAGGTCGCCGACAGCGGCCCCGGGGTGCCGCCCGACACCGCCCGCGAGCTGTTCACCTTCGGGTTCAGCACCCGCGCGACGCCCGGCGGCCGCCCCCGCGGGATCGGGCTGGCGCTGGTCGACCGGATCGCCCGCCGCCTCGGCGGGTCGGTGACCGTCGGCACCCGCGACGACGGCACCGGCGCCGTGTTCACCGTGCGGCTGCCGCTCCCGGCCGCGCCCCCCGGGGACGCCGGACCGCCGGAGGACCCCGGCCCCCCGGTACATCGGCCGGACGCCGCGGTACACCGGCCGGACGCCCGGGTGGACCTGCCGGACGCTCCGGGCCACCGGTCGGAGACCTCGGCCACCGGCCGGGGCTGA
- a CDS encoding cation:dicarboxylate symporter family transporter has translation MAEVANADGSSGTGSTTPTRTKKKVYTQLWFWVIVGIVSGILVGFFAPGFARETKWLADTFVQMIKVIIGPVIFCTVVVGIASLGNLARAGGLAARALGYFLIMTVIALAMGLIAGNLFQPGAGFTGQPSASDLARATDQAATGSQESGVIPFIQDSLLPHSFFGPFVENSVLQVLVLAILSACAISSLNPALRSRLVGGIEGIAQVIFGIIKIIMWAAPVAAFGGMAYTVGQMGTGSLINLLKLMGVFWGTCAVFVLVVLGAVSWAAGFNVLKVIRLIKDELLIIVGTSSSESVLPRFLTKLQSAGASKQTVGMVIPTGYSFNLDGTCIYLTLGALFIIQAGGEVLPIGAQIALAVLMVLTSKGAAGVTGAGLVTLAASLQAFGGEFFTPEAIVVGLALIVGIDRMMSEGRALTNAIGNVVATLVIARWNGELDRERLAAVLDDPTLVEADMEAAHGGGAADEQIEQAAEGAEKPESGSREKVGAGS, from the coding sequence ATGGCCGAGGTCGCCAACGCAGACGGCTCGTCCGGGACGGGGTCCACCACCCCCACCCGGACCAAGAAGAAGGTCTACACCCAGCTCTGGTTCTGGGTCATCGTCGGCATCGTCTCCGGCATCCTGGTGGGCTTCTTCGCCCCCGGGTTCGCCAGGGAGACCAAGTGGCTGGCCGACACGTTCGTCCAGATGATCAAGGTCATCATCGGCCCCGTCATCTTCTGCACGGTGGTCGTCGGCATCGCCTCGCTGGGCAACCTGGCCCGCGCCGGTGGCCTCGCCGCCCGGGCACTGGGCTACTTCCTGATCATGACCGTCATCGCACTGGCGATGGGCCTGATCGCGGGCAACCTGTTCCAGCCGGGCGCCGGGTTCACCGGCCAGCCCAGCGCGTCCGACCTCGCGAGGGCCACCGACCAGGCCGCCACCGGCAGCCAGGAGTCGGGCGTCATCCCGTTCATCCAGGACTCGCTGCTCCCGCACAGCTTCTTCGGCCCGTTCGTCGAGAACTCGGTCCTGCAGGTCCTGGTGCTGGCGATCCTGTCGGCCTGCGCCATCTCGTCGCTGAACCCGGCCCTGCGCAGCCGCCTGGTCGGCGGCATCGAGGGCATCGCCCAGGTCATCTTCGGCATCATCAAGATCATCATGTGGGCCGCGCCGGTCGCCGCGTTCGGTGGCATGGCCTACACCGTCGGCCAGATGGGCACCGGCTCGCTGATCAACCTGCTCAAGCTGATGGGCGTGTTCTGGGGCACCTGCGCGGTGTTCGTCCTCGTCGTGCTCGGTGCCGTGTCCTGGGCCGCCGGGTTCAACGTCCTCAAGGTCATCCGGCTGATCAAGGACGAGCTGCTGATCATCGTGGGCACGTCGTCGTCGGAGTCGGTGCTGCCGCGCTTCCTCACCAAGCTGCAGTCCGCCGGTGCGTCCAAACAGACCGTCGGCATGGTCATCCCGACCGGCTACTCGTTCAACCTCGACGGCACCTGCATCTACCTGACCCTGGGTGCGCTGTTCATCATCCAGGCCGGTGGCGAGGTACTGCCGATCGGCGCACAGATCGCGCTGGCCGTGCTCATGGTGCTCACCTCGAAGGGCGCCGCCGGTGTCACCGGCGCCGGCCTGGTCACCCTGGCCGCGTCGCTGCAGGCCTTCGGCGGGGAGTTCTTCACCCCCGAGGCCATCGTCGTCGGTCTCGCGCTGATCGTCGGCATCGACCGCATGATGTCCGAGGGTCGTGCGCTCACCAACGCGATCGGCAACGTCGTTGCCACCCTGGTCATCGCCCGCTGGAACGGCGAGCTCGACCGCGAGCGGCTCGCCGCGGTGCTGGACGACCCGACGCTCGTCGAGGCCGACATGGAGGCCGCGCACGGTGGCGGTGCCGCCGACGAGCAGATCGAGCAGGCCGCCGAGGGCGCCGAGAAGCCCGAGTCCGGCTCCCGTGAGAAGGTCGGCGCGGGCTCCTGA
- a CDS encoding response regulator transcription factor translates to MRVLLVEDDAVLGDALRRSLVRQGYPTDLVTSGSAAIAAVAEREPDVVLLDMGLPDRDGIGVCREIRERSRVPILAITGRGDVAARVQGLRSGADDYLVKPVSTDELVARTEAVLRRATGAAVAATVSVGDVVVDLDRRAVTAAGTEVALTRKEFDLLAALARREGAVLPRTELLEQVWGTADASAARTLEAHVASLRSKLGARDVVVTVRGVGYRLAR, encoded by the coding sequence GTGCGGGTGCTGCTGGTCGAGGACGACGCGGTCCTCGGCGACGCCCTGCGACGCAGCCTCGTCCGTCAGGGCTACCCGACCGACCTCGTGACCAGCGGGTCCGCGGCCATCGCCGCCGTCGCCGAGCGGGAGCCCGACGTCGTCCTGCTCGACATGGGCCTGCCCGACCGCGACGGCATCGGCGTCTGCCGGGAGATCCGGGAGCGGTCCCGGGTGCCGATCCTCGCCATCACCGGCCGCGGCGACGTCGCGGCGCGGGTGCAGGGACTGCGCTCGGGCGCCGACGACTACCTGGTCAAGCCGGTCTCCACCGACGAGCTGGTGGCCAGGACCGAGGCCGTCCTGCGTCGTGCCACCGGCGCCGCGGTGGCCGCGACGGTGAGCGTCGGCGACGTCGTCGTCGACCTCGACCGGCGGGCGGTGACCGCGGCCGGCACCGAGGTCGCGCTGACCCGCAAGGAGTTCGACCTGCTCGCCGCGCTCGCCCGCCGGGAGGGGGCGGTGCTGCCGCGCACCGAGCTGCTGGAGCAGGTGTGGGGGACCGCCGACGCGTCCGCGGCACGCACGCTGGAGGCGCACGTGGCGTCGCTGCGCTCGAAGCTGGGGGCCCGCGACGTCGTGGTGACGGTCCGTGGAGTCGGGTACCGGCTGGCGCGTTAG
- the truB gene encoding tRNA pseudouridine(55) synthase TruB, with protein sequence MPARNPPPPPGLVIVDKDRGPTSHDVVGKLRRIMGTRKVGHAGTLDPMATGVLVVGIERATKLLGHLSLDTKAYIATVRLGQGTDTDDAEGTPVGEPVPVGADDDAVSAAMAALTGEIMQVPSAVSAVKIDGKRAYQRVRDGETVEIPARPVTVSAFELLVVRRDGPWCDLDVAVDCSSGTYVRALARDLGTALGSAGHLTALRRTRVGPFTLEHARTVEQLAEEPGLSLDLAAAVATAFPRVDLDASAATDVRFGKSLPAAGIAGTYGVFAPDGAALALMADRGAAARPVVVLAPAG encoded by the coding sequence GTGCCCGCACGCAACCCGCCCCCGCCGCCCGGTCTCGTGATCGTCGACAAGGACCGAGGCCCGACCAGCCACGACGTCGTCGGGAAGCTCCGCCGGATCATGGGCACCCGCAAGGTCGGCCACGCCGGGACGCTGGACCCGATGGCGACCGGGGTGCTGGTCGTCGGCATCGAGCGGGCCACCAAGCTGCTCGGGCACCTGTCGCTCGACACCAAGGCCTACATCGCGACCGTGCGGCTCGGGCAGGGCACCGACACCGACGACGCCGAGGGCACGCCCGTCGGCGAGCCCGTCCCGGTCGGGGCCGACGACGACGCCGTCAGCGCCGCCATGGCCGCGCTGACCGGGGAGATCATGCAGGTCCCCAGCGCGGTGTCCGCGGTGAAGATCGACGGAAAGCGCGCCTACCAGCGGGTCCGCGACGGCGAGACCGTCGAGATCCCGGCCCGCCCGGTCACCGTGTCGGCCTTCGAGCTGCTCGTGGTGCGCCGCGACGGCCCGTGGTGCGACCTCGACGTCGCCGTCGACTGCTCCTCGGGCACCTACGTCCGCGCGCTCGCCCGCGACCTCGGCACCGCGCTGGGCTCCGCCGGGCACCTGACCGCGCTGCGGCGCACCCGGGTCGGACCCTTCACCCTGGAGCACGCGCGCACCGTCGAGCAGCTCGCCGAGGAACCCGGGCTGTCGCTGGATCTCGCCGCGGCCGTCGCGACGGCGTTCCCGCGGGTCGACCTCGACGCCTCCGCCGCCACCGACGTGCGGTTCGGCAAGTCACTGCCGGCGGCCGGGATCGCAGGGACCTACGGGGTGTTCGCCCCGGACGGCGCCGCGCTGGCCCTGATGGCCGACCGCGGTGCCGCCGCCCGCCCGGTCGTCGTGCTCGCCCCGGCCGGCTGA
- a CDS encoding bifunctional riboflavin kinase/FAD synthetase translates to MQRWRGLEAVPPGWGRCVVTVGVFDGVHRGHRQLISRAVERARERGLPAVVVTFDPHPAELIRPGTHPARLSTLDRRAELVAEAGADVFCVIPFTEALSRMAPAGFAHEVLVDRLHAAVVVVGSNFTFGHRAEGDVETLAELGRRFGFACEALDLVSDHDVTFSSTYIRSCIDAGAVRDAAHALGRWHRVDGVIVHGHKRGRDLGYPTANVASPPHTAIPADGVYAGWFRIGDRRLMGAISVGTNPTFSGRVRTVEVYVLDADEDFYGHEVGVEFVERLRGQEHYDGVEALVAQMGRDVETCREILTAAGDATGPDGVPD, encoded by the coding sequence GTGCAGCGGTGGCGTGGTCTGGAGGCGGTTCCGCCCGGCTGGGGCCGGTGCGTCGTGACCGTCGGCGTGTTCGACGGGGTGCACCGTGGACACCGGCAGCTGATCTCCCGCGCGGTGGAACGGGCGCGCGAGCGCGGCCTGCCCGCCGTCGTCGTGACGTTCGACCCGCACCCGGCCGAGCTGATCCGGCCCGGCACCCACCCGGCGCGGCTGTCCACACTCGACCGGCGGGCCGAGCTCGTGGCCGAGGCGGGCGCCGACGTCTTCTGCGTCATCCCGTTCACCGAGGCGCTGTCGCGGATGGCGCCCGCCGGGTTCGCGCACGAGGTGCTCGTGGACCGGCTGCACGCGGCCGTCGTCGTGGTGGGCAGCAACTTCACGTTCGGCCACCGGGCCGAGGGTGACGTCGAGACCCTCGCCGAGCTGGGCCGGCGCTTCGGGTTCGCCTGCGAGGCGCTCGACCTGGTCTCCGACCACGACGTGACCTTCTCCTCCACCTACATCCGGTCCTGCATCGACGCCGGGGCCGTCCGCGACGCCGCGCACGCGCTGGGCCGCTGGCACCGGGTGGACGGCGTGATCGTGCACGGCCACAAACGTGGCCGTGACCTGGGCTACCCGACGGCGAACGTCGCCAGCCCGCCGCACACCGCGATCCCCGCCGACGGTGTCTACGCGGGCTGGTTCCGCATCGGCGACCGTCGTCTGATGGGCGCGATCTCGGTGGGGACCAACCCGACGTTCTCCGGGCGGGTGCGCACCGTCGAGGTCTACGTACTCGACGCCGACGAGGACTTCTACGGCCACGAGGTCGGCGTCGAGTTCGTCGAGCGGCTGCGCGGCCAGGAGCACTACGACGGCGTCGAGGCGCTCGTCGCACAGATGGGCCGCGACGTGGAGACCTGCCGCGAGATCCTCACCGCGGCCGGCGACGCCACCGGACCCGACGGGGTGCCGGATTAG
- a CDS encoding helix-turn-helix domain-containing protein, which produces MDDPRTVDPVAQEIARNRDRQSAIYGEPLDERIRQLTTGLGITQARLAAAIGLSPAMLSQLAGGRRVKIGDPAVLGRMTALDRRLAHGPVPEAEREVLLARVRQEPTPGAPTGACRCAGQAPTTGPAVPQPRRAAAEPTAEDALRGVSAPARLVAAAAELAAAFPEIAEVLRRAAAGRR; this is translated from the coding sequence ATGGACGACCCCCGGACCGTGGACCCGGTGGCGCAGGAGATCGCGCGCAACCGCGACCGCCAGAGCGCGATCTACGGCGAGCCCCTCGACGAACGCATCCGCCAGCTCACGACCGGCCTCGGCATCACCCAGGCCCGCCTCGCCGCCGCGATCGGGCTGAGCCCGGCGATGCTGTCCCAGCTGGCGGGCGGGCGCCGGGTCAAGATCGGGGACCCTGCGGTGCTGGGCCGGATGACCGCGCTGGACCGGCGGCTCGCGCACGGCCCGGTGCCCGAGGCCGAACGCGAGGTGCTGCTGGCCAGGGTCCGGCAGGAGCCGACGCCGGGTGCACCGACCGGTGCCTGCCGCTGCGCCGGGCAGGCACCCACGACCGGGCCGGCGGTGCCGCAGCCGCGACGGGCCGCGGCCGAGCCGACCGCGGAGGACGCGCTGCGCGGGGTGAGCGCGCCGGCCCGGCTCGTCGCGGCGGCGGCCGAGCTGGCCGCGGCGTTCCCGGAGATCGCCGAGGTGCTGCGCCGGGCCGCCGCCGGACGGCGCTGA
- the rpsO gene encoding 30S ribosomal protein S15 — translation MALTTAEKKSTLDQYGTHATDTGSPEAQVALLTQRIVGLTEHLKQHKHDHHSRRGLLLLVGRRRRLLKYLREVDVARYRALIEKLGLRR, via the coding sequence GTGGCACTGACCACCGCCGAGAAGAAGAGCACGCTCGATCAGTACGGCACCCACGCCACCGACACCGGGTCCCCCGAGGCCCAGGTCGCGCTGCTGACGCAGCGCATCGTCGGCCTGACCGAGCACCTGAAGCAGCACAAGCACGACCACCACAGCCGGCGCGGCCTGCTGCTGCTGGTCGGTCGTCGTCGCCGGCTGCTCAAGTACCTGCGCGAGGTCGACGTCGCTCGCTACCGCGCGCTGATCGAGAAGCTGGGTCTGCGCCGCTGA
- a CDS encoding polyribonucleotide nucleotidyltransferase encodes MTDVISEDGVYESTAVIDNGTYGTRTVRFETGRLARQAAGSVVAYLDDETMLLSATTASKRPKDQFDFFPLTVDVEERMYAAGRIPGSFFRREGRPGTDAILTCRLIDRPLRPSFVDGLRNEIQVVVTVMSLDPKDPYDVVAINAASASTQLAGLPFSGPVGGVRVALIANEAGTDTQWVAFPTHDQLDRAAFDMVVGGRIVGDDVAIMMVEAEATENTIDLVAGGATAPTEGVVADGLEAAKPFIRSLCVAQQQLADVAAKPTADYPVFPAYQPDAFEAVSEAVEQELAQALTIAGKQERETRTDEIKASVLDKLGERFVGRESELGNAFRALNKKLVRRRILTDQVRIDGRGLTDIRPLSAEVEVVPRAHGSALFERGETQIMGVTTLNMLRMEQQIDQLGPETRKRYLHHYNFPPYSTGETGRVGSPKRREIGHGALAERALIPVLPTREEFPYAIRQVSEALGSNGSTSMGSVCASTMSLLNAGVPLKAPVAGIAMGLVSDEVDGQTRYVALTDILGAEDAFGDMDFKVAGTKEFVTALQLDTKLDGIPSEVLAAALNQAKDARLTILEVIGEAIDGPDEMSKYAPRVTAVKVPVDKIGEVIGPKGKMINSITEKTGADISIEDDGTIYVGANDGPSAEEAIGMINAIANPQLPKVGERFLGTVVKAAAFGAFVSLVPGKDGLVHISKLGNGKRISKVEDVVKVGDKLRVEVTDIDNRGKISLIPVVDESAVTEVPAEGVVDAEAPAEAAANPS; translated from the coding sequence ATGACTGACGTCATCTCCGAGGACGGCGTGTACGAGAGCACCGCCGTCATCGACAACGGCACCTACGGCACCCGCACCGTCCGGTTCGAGACCGGCCGGCTCGCGCGCCAGGCTGCCGGGTCCGTCGTCGCGTACCTCGACGACGAGACCATGCTGCTGTCCGCCACGACCGCCTCGAAGCGGCCGAAGGATCAGTTCGACTTCTTCCCGCTCACGGTGGACGTCGAGGAGCGGATGTACGCCGCGGGCCGGATCCCCGGCTCGTTCTTCCGCCGCGAGGGCCGCCCGGGCACCGACGCGATCCTGACCTGCCGCCTCATCGACCGTCCGCTGCGCCCGTCCTTCGTGGACGGTCTGCGCAACGAGATCCAGGTCGTCGTGACGGTCATGTCGCTCGACCCGAAGGACCCCTACGACGTCGTGGCGATCAACGCCGCGTCGGCGTCCACCCAGCTCGCTGGCCTGCCGTTCTCCGGCCCGGTCGGCGGCGTCCGAGTCGCGCTCATCGCGAACGAGGCGGGCACCGACACCCAGTGGGTCGCGTTCCCGACCCACGACCAGCTCGACCGCGCCGCGTTCGACATGGTCGTCGGGGGCCGCATCGTCGGTGACGACGTCGCGATCATGATGGTCGAGGCCGAGGCCACCGAGAACACCATCGACCTCGTCGCCGGTGGGGCCACCGCCCCGACCGAGGGCGTCGTCGCGGACGGGCTGGAGGCGGCCAAGCCGTTCATCCGCAGCCTGTGCGTCGCCCAGCAGCAGCTGGCCGACGTCGCGGCCAAGCCGACCGCCGACTACCCGGTGTTCCCGGCCTACCAGCCGGACGCCTTCGAGGCGGTCTCCGAGGCCGTCGAGCAGGAGCTGGCCCAAGCGCTGACCATCGCCGGCAAGCAGGAGCGCGAGACCCGGACCGACGAGATCAAGGCGTCGGTGCTGGACAAGCTCGGCGAGCGCTTCGTCGGCCGCGAGTCGGAGCTGGGCAACGCGTTCCGCGCGCTGAACAAGAAGCTGGTCCGCCGCCGGATCCTGACCGACCAGGTCCGGATCGACGGCCGTGGCCTGACCGACATCCGGCCGCTGTCGGCCGAGGTCGAGGTCGTCCCGCGGGCGCACGGCTCGGCGCTGTTCGAGCGTGGCGAGACCCAGATCATGGGCGTCACCACGCTGAACATGCTCCGCATGGAGCAGCAGATCGACCAGCTGGGGCCGGAGACGCGCAAGCGCTACCTGCACCACTACAACTTCCCGCCGTACTCGACCGGTGAGACCGGCCGCGTCGGCTCGCCGAAGCGCCGCGAGATCGGCCACGGCGCGCTCGCCGAGCGGGCCCTGATCCCGGTCCTGCCGACCCGCGAGGAGTTCCCCTACGCGATCCGGCAGGTCTCCGAGGCCCTGGGCTCGAACGGCTCGACCTCGATGGGCTCGGTCTGCGCGTCCACGATGTCGCTGCTCAACGCCGGTGTGCCGCTGAAGGCGCCGGTCGCGGGCATCGCGATGGGCCTGGTGTCCGACGAGGTCGACGGCCAGACGCGCTACGTCGCGCTGACCGACATCCTCGGCGCCGAGGACGCCTTCGGCGACATGGACTTCAAGGTCGCCGGCACCAAGGAGTTCGTCACGGCGCTGCAGCTGGACACCAAGCTGGACGGCATCCCGTCCGAGGTGCTCGCCGCCGCGCTGAACCAGGCCAAGGACGCCCGCCTGACCATCCTCGAGGTGATCGGCGAGGCCATCGACGGCCCGGACGAGATGAGCAAGTACGCGCCGCGGGTCACCGCGGTGAAGGTCCCGGTCGACAAGATCGGCGAGGTCATCGGCCCGAAGGGCAAGATGATCAACTCGATTACCGAGAAGACCGGCGCCGACATCTCGATCGAGGACGACGGCACGATCTACGTCGGTGCGAACGACGGCCCCTCCGCGGAGGAGGCGATCGGCATGATCAACGCGATCGCCAACCCGCAGCTGCCGAAGGTCGGCGAGCGCTTCCTGGGCACGGTGGTCAAGGCCGCCGCGTTCGGTGCCTTCGTCTCGCTGGTCCCCGGCAAGGACGGCCTGGTCCACATCTCGAAGCTCGGCAACGGGAAGCGGATCAGCAAGGTCGAGGACGTCGTCAAGGTCGGCGACAAGCTGCGCGTCGAGGTCACCGACATCGACAACCGCGGCAAGATCTCGCTGATCCCGGTGGTCGACGAGTCCGCGGTCACGGAGGTGCCCGCCGAGGGCGTCGTCGACGCCGAGGCTCCGGCCGAGGCCGCCGCCAACCCGAGCTGA
- a CDS encoding M16 family metallopeptidase, which produces MSPLPDGDTGDTVRRSDLPGGVRLVTEAVPGVRSVALGIWIGIGSVDETPEQAGAAHFLEHLLFKGTRRRTAAGIAEEMDAVGGELNAFTAKEHTCYYAHVLDTDVALAVDVLADVVTDAELAHTDVELERGVVLEEISMRDDDPEDLLGDLFDETLFGDHPLGRPVIGSEESVRAMSRDTLHSFWRGEYTAPRMVVAAAGNLDHSHVAELVAAALGAAARHHEGARPVPPRSATGVRPVRTGALGLLDDESEQAHVMLGVPTAGRAGRGLPVLAVLNSALGGGLSSRLFQQVREQRGLAYQVYSSTVRYADAGALSVYAGCAPERLGEVVAVVRDVLAEVAAHGLTEAEVVRARGALRGGLVLGCEDTASRMNRLGRAELDHGRQRSLADSLARIEAVTPGEVAALAADLLAQPLTAAVVGPYAEIDDLPAALRDLA; this is translated from the coding sequence GTGTCCCCGCTCCCCGACGGCGACACCGGTGACACCGTGCGCCGCAGCGATCTGCCCGGCGGGGTGCGGCTGGTCACCGAGGCCGTGCCCGGGGTTCGCTCGGTGGCGCTCGGCATCTGGATCGGGATCGGCTCGGTCGACGAGACCCCCGAGCAGGCCGGCGCCGCGCACTTCCTGGAACACCTGCTGTTCAAGGGCACCCGGCGGCGCACCGCGGCGGGCATCGCCGAGGAGATGGACGCCGTCGGCGGTGAGCTGAACGCGTTCACCGCCAAGGAGCACACCTGCTACTACGCCCACGTCCTCGACACCGACGTGGCGCTCGCGGTGGACGTGCTGGCCGACGTCGTCACCGACGCCGAGCTGGCCCACACCGACGTCGAGCTGGAACGCGGCGTCGTGCTCGAGGAGATCTCGATGCGCGACGACGACCCGGAGGACCTGCTCGGCGACCTGTTCGACGAGACCCTGTTCGGGGACCACCCGCTGGGGCGCCCGGTGATCGGCTCCGAGGAGTCGGTCCGGGCGATGAGCCGCGACACCCTGCACAGCTTCTGGCGCGGGGAGTACACGGCGCCGCGGATGGTCGTCGCCGCGGCCGGGAACCTCGACCACTCCCACGTCGCCGAGCTCGTGGCCGCCGCCCTCGGCGCGGCCGCGCGGCACCACGAGGGGGCCCGTCCGGTGCCCCCGCGCAGCGCCACCGGTGTCCGCCCGGTCCGCACCGGTGCCCTCGGGCTGCTCGACGACGAGTCCGAGCAGGCCCACGTGATGCTCGGCGTGCCCACCGCGGGCCGCGCCGGCCGCGGCCTCCCTGTGCTCGCCGTCCTCAACTCCGCCCTCGGCGGGGGGCTGTCCTCGCGACTGTTCCAGCAGGTCCGGGAGCAGCGCGGGCTGGCCTACCAGGTCTACTCCTCGACCGTGCGCTACGCCGACGCCGGCGCGCTGTCGGTGTACGCCGGATGCGCGCCGGAGCGCCTCGGCGAGGTCGTCGCGGTCGTGCGGGACGTGCTCGCCGAGGTCGCGGCGCACGGCCTGACCGAGGCCGAAGTCGTCCGTGCCCGGGGCGCCCTGCGTGGGGGACTGGTGCTGGGCTGCGAGGACACCGCGTCGCGGATGAACCGGCTCGGCCGTGCCGAGCTGGACCACGGGCGGCAGCGGTCGCTGGCCGACAGTCTGGCCCGGATCGAGGCCGTCACCCCGGGCGAGGTCGCGGCGCTGGCCGCGGACCTGCTGGCCCAGCCGCTGACGGCGGCGGTGGTGGGGCCCTACGCGGAGATCGACGACCTGCCGGCCGCGCTGCGCGACCTGGCCTGA